One Edaphobacter flagellatus genomic region harbors:
- a CDS encoding DNA-directed RNA polymerase subunit omega: protein MRSDLIFGALTHVKNRYELCQLASKATRKLHRPNTRLQDTTNEVLDRFKDAVPVASAFEAPVEKVHVQERRAA from the coding sequence ATGCGCTCAGACCTTATTTTTGGAGCCCTCACTCACGTAAAGAACCGCTACGAGCTCTGTCAGCTGGCGTCGAAGGCGACCCGCAAGCTGCACCGGCCGAACACCCGCCTGCAGGACACGACCAACGAGGTGCTGGACCGCTTCAAGGATGCGGTTCCTGTTGCTTCGGCGTTCGAGGCGCCGGTAGAGAAGGTTCACGTTCAGGAACGCCGCGCGGCTTAA
- the rho gene encoding transcription termination factor Rho, with the protein MTISELKEHNIAELGKLARGLDIQGTSGLRKQDLIFKILQAQSEKEGHIFAEGVLEILPDGYGFLRSPDYNYLPGPDDIYVSPSQIRKFDLKTGDTISGNVRPPHEGEKYFALVKIEAINFESPEETRNKILFDNLTPLYPQERLKMETVRDNISGRVMDLLTPMGKGQRGLIVAPPRTGKTMLLQSIANSITANHPEVALIVLLIDERPEEVTDMQRSVKGEVISSTFDEPAARHVQVAEMVIEKAKRLVEHKRDVVILLDSITRLARAYNTIVPPSGKVLSGGVDSNALQRPKRFFGAARNIEEGGSLTIIATALVDTGSRMDEVIFEEFKGTGNSEVILDRKLVDKRVFPAIDIQRSGTRKEELLIPKEDLQRIWVLRKVLNPLSPVEAMELLTDKLAKTRNNSEFLHNMSSI; encoded by the coding sequence ATGACAATTTCAGAGTTGAAGGAACACAATATCGCCGAGCTGGGCAAGCTGGCCCGCGGGCTGGACATTCAAGGCACGAGCGGCCTTCGTAAACAGGACCTGATCTTCAAGATTCTGCAGGCGCAGAGCGAGAAGGAAGGCCACATCTTCGCCGAGGGCGTGCTGGAGATTCTGCCTGACGGCTATGGCTTCCTCCGTTCTCCGGACTACAACTACCTGCCTGGTCCCGATGACATTTATGTTTCGCCGTCGCAGATCCGCAAGTTCGACCTGAAGACGGGCGACACGATCTCGGGCAACGTCCGTCCTCCGCATGAGGGCGAGAAGTACTTTGCACTGGTGAAGATTGAGGCGATCAACTTTGAGTCGCCGGAAGAGACGCGCAACAAGATTCTGTTCGACAATCTCACCCCGCTTTATCCGCAGGAGCGGCTGAAGATGGAGACGGTGCGGGACAACATCTCGGGCCGCGTGATGGACCTGCTGACGCCGATGGGCAAGGGACAGCGTGGTCTGATCGTCGCTCCTCCGCGCACCGGTAAGACGATGCTGCTGCAGTCGATTGCGAACTCGATTACAGCGAACCACCCGGAGGTGGCGCTGATCGTTCTGCTGATCGACGAGCGTCCGGAAGAAGTGACGGATATGCAGCGTTCGGTTAAGGGCGAAGTGATTTCGTCGACATTCGATGAGCCGGCGGCGCGTCACGTCCAGGTGGCCGAGATGGTGATCGAGAAGGCGAAGCGCCTGGTGGAGCACAAGCGCGACGTGGTGATCCTGCTGGATTCGATTACGCGTCTGGCGCGTGCCTATAACACGATCGTTCCTCCGAGCGGCAAGGTTCTGTCGGGCGGTGTGGATTCGAATGCGCTGCAGAGACCGAAGCGGTTCTTTGGCGCGGCCCGCAATATCGAAGAGGGCGGTTCGCTGACGATCATCGCTACGGCGCTGGTCGACACGGGTTCGAGGATGGACGAAGTGATCTTCGAAGAGTTCAAGGGCACGGGTAATTCGGAAGTGATCCTTGACCGCAAGCTGGTCGACAAGCGTGTGTTCCCGGCGATCGACATTCAGCGCTCGGGTACGCGTAAGGAAGAGCTGCTGATTCCGAAGGAAGATTTGCAGAGGATCTGGGTGCTGCGTAAGGTGCTGAACCCGCTGAGCCCGGTCGAAGCGATGGAGCTTCTGACGGACAAGCTGGCGAAGACGCGGAACAATTCTGAGTTCCTGCACAATATGAGCTCGATCTAA
- a CDS encoding putative bifunctional diguanylate cyclase/phosphodiesterase: MHGSYNYYLVGLSLLVAMFASYTALDLAGRIRSIHGAASRKRLMWLLGGAVSMGLGIWSMHFIGMLAFRMPITLGYDPWITFYSLLIAIAISGFALYVVTRDDLSRERLVAGGVLMGLGVAAMHYTGMAALKMQPEIVYTPGLFWTSIAIAVVASWVALWISFTLRDGKQHNVLLKRSGAGLVMGLAIAGMHYTGMSAAMFQHGAMCGAAMQGVNTTWLVVTVTGATLGVLSVTLIYSMLDARYDLQTFRLEASLEEARLHASLADANERLLVMATEDMLTGLPNRSSLLERLAGAIVDAQRSGRRFALMFMDLDGFKTVNDSLGHTAGDRLLKAFSRQLVSAVRYEDTVARLSGDEFVVLLERFHIQQDVTAVAEGILDRMQQEFVIEGTPLRVTASIGIAIYPQDGETVEELLKNADTAMYEAKHHGRNTYRFFHAGMSEAAARTLAIHRGLAEALEKNYLELHFQPKFRGPNREMVGAEALLRWQHPELGDIPPLEFIPVAERTGQIVPMGNWVVREVCRHIKGWKQARLPLVKIAINLSQEQLRRPDYVERVLEMTRSEGVEPEWIMFEITETVAMRNPELTTNMIARFQQSGFDIAVDDFGTGYSSLAYLQQFRVKQLKIDRFFTEGLDKHGQEGVAMVSAIIALAHALDMVVVAEGVETQTQLSHLKHLKCDEVQGFLLAPPLRAEEFEAVMRSQSEDGERRNDATAWKSAGMRHSTALWRLSTGERT; encoded by the coding sequence ATGCATGGTTCATACAACTACTATCTGGTAGGACTGTCCCTGCTGGTTGCCATGTTCGCGTCGTACACGGCGCTGGATCTGGCAGGGCGGATTCGATCGATCCACGGTGCGGCGTCACGGAAGCGATTGATGTGGCTTCTGGGGGGCGCGGTCTCGATGGGTCTGGGCATCTGGTCGATGCACTTTATCGGGATGCTTGCGTTCCGGATGCCGATCACGCTGGGCTACGACCCGTGGATCACCTTCTATTCACTGCTGATCGCGATTGCGATCTCGGGCTTTGCTCTGTACGTCGTCACGCGCGACGATTTGAGCCGTGAACGGTTGGTTGCAGGCGGCGTGCTGATGGGCCTGGGTGTTGCGGCGATGCACTATACGGGCATGGCGGCGCTGAAGATGCAACCGGAGATTGTCTATACGCCGGGGTTGTTCTGGACGTCGATTGCGATTGCGGTGGTAGCGTCGTGGGTGGCGCTGTGGATCTCGTTTACGCTGCGTGACGGCAAACAGCACAATGTGCTGCTGAAGCGGTCTGGAGCAGGCCTGGTGATGGGGCTGGCAATCGCCGGGATGCATTACACGGGCATGAGCGCGGCGATGTTTCAGCATGGGGCGATGTGCGGAGCCGCGATGCAGGGCGTCAATACGACGTGGCTGGTGGTTACGGTGACGGGGGCGACGCTGGGTGTGCTGTCGGTCACGTTGATCTATTCGATGCTGGATGCGCGGTACGATCTGCAGACGTTTCGTCTGGAGGCTTCGCTGGAGGAGGCGAGGCTGCATGCTTCGCTGGCGGATGCGAACGAGAGGCTGCTGGTGATGGCGACGGAGGACATGCTGACGGGGCTACCGAACAGGAGCTCGTTGCTGGAGCGACTTGCAGGTGCGATTGTCGATGCGCAGCGCAGCGGGAGACGGTTTGCGCTGATGTTCATGGATCTGGATGGATTCAAGACGGTGAACGATTCGCTGGGACATACGGCCGGAGATCGATTGTTGAAGGCGTTCTCGCGGCAGCTGGTGAGCGCGGTGCGGTATGAAGATACGGTGGCTCGGCTGAGCGGCGATGAGTTTGTGGTGCTGCTGGAACGGTTTCACATACAGCAGGATGTGACGGCGGTTGCTGAAGGGATTCTGGACAGGATGCAGCAGGAGTTTGTGATCGAGGGGACTCCGCTGCGTGTGACGGCTTCGATTGGGATTGCGATCTATCCGCAGGACGGCGAGACGGTCGAAGAGCTGCTGAAGAATGCCGATACGGCGATGTATGAGGCGAAGCATCATGGAAGGAATACGTACCGCTTCTTCCATGCAGGCATGAGCGAGGCGGCGGCGAGGACGCTGGCGATCCATCGTGGGCTGGCGGAAGCGCTGGAGAAGAACTATCTTGAGCTGCACTTCCAGCCGAAGTTCCGTGGGCCGAACAGAGAGATGGTCGGCGCGGAGGCGCTGCTGCGCTGGCAGCATCCGGAGCTGGGAGATATTCCTCCGCTGGAGTTCATTCCGGTGGCGGAGCGGACCGGGCAGATTGTGCCGATGGGGAACTGGGTGGTCCGCGAAGTGTGCCGGCACATCAAAGGATGGAAGCAGGCGCGGCTGCCGCTGGTGAAGATTGCGATCAATCTATCGCAGGAGCAACTGCGCAGGCCGGACTATGTCGAGCGTGTGCTGGAGATGACGCGTTCGGAGGGCGTGGAGCCGGAGTGGATCATGTTCGAGATTACGGAGACGGTGGCTATGCGCAATCCGGAGCTGACGACGAACATGATTGCGAGGTTCCAGCAGTCGGGGTTCGATATTGCTGTGGACGATTTTGGGACGGGGTACTCCAGCCTGGCTTACCTGCAGCAGTTTCGCGTGAAGCAGCTGAAGATCGACCGCTTCTTTACGGAAGGTCTGGATAAGCATGGCCAGGAGGGCGTGGCGATGGTGTCCGCTATTATTGCGCTCGCTCATGCTCTGGATATGGTGGTGGTGGCCGAAGGCGTGGAGACGCAGACACAGCTATCGCACCTGAAGCATTTGAAGTGCGATGAGGTGCAGGGCTTTCTGCTTGCTCCGCCGTTGAGAGCGGAGGAGTTTGAAGCCGTGATGCGGAGTCAGTCGGAAGATGGTGAGAGACGGAATGATGCTACGGCATGGAAGAGCGCAGGCATGCGCCACTCGACAGCGCTGTGGCGTCTCTCAACGGGAGAGCGGACCTAA
- a CDS encoding glucose 1-dehydrogenase, translated as MSKLAGKVAIVTGASKGIGADIAKGLAKEGASVVVNYASSKEGADKVVAEITQIGGKAIAVQGDVAQASDIQRIFAETKKAFGKLDILVNNAGVYEFAPIGQFTDEQFHRQFNTNVLGLLSAIRESVKYFGPEGGNIINISSAVTSINLPTSAIYTGTKAAVDSITRVLSKELGPQKIRVNAINPGAVETEGVQAMGILGTDFEKNIVAQTPLGRIGQVSDITPLAVFLASDDSGWLTGETLVASGGYR; from the coding sequence ATGAGCAAGCTTGCAGGAAAAGTCGCTATCGTCACGGGAGCCTCCAAGGGCATAGGAGCGGATATCGCGAAGGGTTTGGCGAAGGAAGGCGCCTCTGTCGTCGTCAATTACGCCTCCAGCAAAGAGGGTGCCGACAAGGTCGTCGCCGAGATCACCCAAATTGGCGGCAAGGCCATCGCCGTGCAGGGAGATGTCGCCCAGGCTTCCGACATCCAGCGCATCTTCGCAGAAACGAAGAAAGCCTTTGGGAAGCTCGACATCCTCGTCAACAATGCTGGTGTCTATGAATTTGCTCCCATCGGCCAGTTCACCGACGAGCAGTTCCATCGTCAGTTCAATACAAACGTTCTCGGCCTTCTCTCCGCCATACGCGAATCGGTCAAATACTTCGGACCGGAAGGCGGAAACATCATCAACATCAGTTCGGCCGTAACCTCCATCAACCTGCCGACAAGTGCCATCTACACCGGCACCAAGGCAGCGGTCGATTCCATCACACGGGTTCTCTCCAAGGAACTTGGCCCACAGAAGATTCGGGTCAATGCCATCAACCCGGGTGCGGTTGAAACCGAAGGTGTTCAGGCCATGGGAATCCTTGGCACTGATTTTGAGAAGAACATTGTGGCGCAGACGCCACTCGGCCGCATCGGCCAGGTCAGCGATATCACACCTCTCGCAGTCTTCCTGGCTTCCGATGATTCGGGCTGGCTCACGGGAGAAACACTCGTGGCGTCCGGCGGCTACCGCTAA
- a CDS encoding multidrug effflux MFS transporter, translating into MKSPHRSRAWIIFLLGLLSVVTPFAIDMYLPAFSRVASELGTTTSVIALSLSSYFIGFALGQILYGPLLDRFGRKRPLYVGLALYIVASAGCAMAGSVHALIVLRFVQAIGGCAAQVAALAMVRDFFHAKESARIFSLLFLIIGVSPLLAPTIGSALVSAVGWRWIFAILGAYALVTLALIFALLPEGHTPDASISLKPKPILEVFWFILKEPQFCTYALAGAFSFAGLFAFVSGSPILFMDGYHLSTKAFGLVFAVLVMGFIGGNQVNVFLLKSFSSQQIFFYALLFQVAVGAVLFAGTYAHLFGLPGMMVLFFFFLLSIGLTYPNAAALGMAPFSRDAGSASALLGFLQAGTGSLISTGIGVLGASWIVTLLSSSALAALLILLVGRTRIVEIAEAESVTVAH; encoded by the coding sequence ATGAAATCTCCCCACCGCAGCCGTGCGTGGATTATCTTTCTGCTCGGTCTGCTGAGTGTCGTCACTCCATTTGCGATCGATATGTATCTTCCGGCGTTCTCGCGGGTTGCGAGCGAGCTGGGGACGACGACCTCGGTCATCGCACTGTCTTTGTCGAGCTACTTTATCGGATTTGCTTTGGGGCAGATTCTGTATGGGCCGTTGCTGGATCGGTTTGGCAGGAAACGGCCGCTCTATGTGGGCCTGGCGCTTTATATCGTTGCTTCGGCCGGATGTGCGATGGCGGGGAGTGTGCATGCGCTGATCGTGCTGCGCTTTGTGCAGGCGATTGGAGGATGCGCGGCGCAGGTGGCGGCGCTGGCGATGGTGCGCGACTTCTTTCATGCGAAGGAGAGCGCGCGGATTTTCTCGCTGCTGTTTCTCATTATCGGAGTTTCTCCGCTGCTGGCACCGACGATCGGAAGCGCATTGGTTTCTGCCGTTGGATGGAGATGGATATTCGCAATTCTTGGCGCGTATGCGCTGGTGACGCTTGCGCTGATCTTTGCGTTGCTGCCTGAAGGACATACGCCGGATGCTTCGATCTCACTGAAGCCGAAGCCGATTCTTGAGGTGTTCTGGTTCATCCTGAAGGAGCCGCAGTTCTGCACGTATGCGCTTGCGGGGGCATTTTCGTTTGCGGGGCTGTTTGCCTTTGTTTCCGGCTCGCCGATTTTGTTTATGGATGGCTACCACCTGAGCACGAAGGCCTTTGGGCTGGTGTTTGCCGTGCTGGTGATGGGGTTTATAGGCGGCAACCAGGTAAATGTGTTTCTGCTCAAAAGCTTCAGCAGCCAGCAGATCTTTTTCTACGCGTTGCTGTTTCAGGTAGCTGTGGGAGCTGTCCTGTTTGCGGGAACGTATGCGCATCTGTTCGGTCTGCCGGGCATGATGGTGCTGTTCTTCTTCTTCCTGCTGTCGATCGGGCTGACGTATCCGAATGCGGCTGCGCTTGGGATGGCGCCGTTCTCGCGCGATGCGGGCAGTGCTTCGGCCCTGCTTGGATTTCTACAGGCGGGGACGGGGTCGCTGATCTCGACGGGGATAGGCGTGTTGGGGGCTTCGTGGATTGTGACGCTGCTCTCGTCAAGTGCGCTGGCGGCGTTGCTGATTCTTCTGGTGGGAAGGACCAGAATCGTGGAGATTGCAGAGGCGGAGAGCGTGACGGTGGCGCATTGA
- a CDS encoding methyl-accepting chemotaxis protein: MAFALRQRPTTQTSVLDQQLSELNSIYSALDKTQAIAEFSLDGTILHANQNFLNTLGYSLAEIKGQHHNIFIDPAQRASDEYRRFWEKLRRGEHNAGQYKRIGKNGRTAWIQATYTPVLDTMGRPQKVIKFAVDVTDERQHVAYIHSQISALHKAQAVIEFDLDGHIIDANENFLHALGYSLAEIKGQHHSIFVDPAHRSSAEYRHFWEKLRSGEYDFGQYKRLGKNGRSVWIQATYNPILDSSGRPFRIIKYAMDITERVEATQSLQAAARQLSESVLEHAERARQANARSTTASQAATRSATAVTDVVTTMDTISSMSRQIADIVLVIDDIASRTNLLALNAAIEAARVGVHGRGFAVVADEVRTLAQRSANSASDIKGLIDNAGQEIQNGSVLARTAGNTMSELAGSINEVASMVVSMREASEHQAAQIEEVYRALKRIEAC, translated from the coding sequence ATGGCCTTCGCACTCCGTCAACGTCCCACAACACAAACCAGCGTCCTCGACCAGCAACTGTCCGAGCTCAACAGCATCTACTCGGCTCTCGACAAGACGCAGGCCATAGCCGAGTTTTCTCTCGATGGAACGATCCTCCACGCCAATCAGAACTTCCTGAACACGCTTGGCTATTCGCTCGCCGAAATCAAAGGCCAGCATCACAACATCTTCATCGACCCTGCCCAGCGCGCAAGCGACGAATACCGTCGCTTCTGGGAAAAACTCCGCCGCGGCGAACATAACGCCGGCCAGTACAAGCGCATCGGCAAAAACGGACGAACCGCCTGGATTCAGGCCACCTACACTCCCGTCCTCGACACAATGGGGCGCCCGCAAAAAGTCATCAAGTTCGCTGTCGACGTCACAGACGAACGCCAGCACGTCGCCTACATTCACTCGCAGATCAGCGCGCTCCATAAAGCACAGGCCGTCATCGAGTTCGACCTGGATGGCCACATCATCGATGCCAACGAAAACTTTCTCCACGCCCTCGGCTACTCTCTCGCCGAAATCAAAGGCCAGCACCACAGTATCTTCGTCGATCCCGCGCATCGCTCCAGTGCTGAATACCGTCACTTCTGGGAGAAGCTTCGCAGCGGAGAATACGACTTCGGTCAGTACAAGCGCCTCGGCAAAAACGGCCGCTCCGTCTGGATTCAAGCCACCTATAACCCCATCCTTGACTCTTCCGGGCGGCCCTTCCGCATCATCAAATACGCAATGGATATCACCGAACGCGTCGAAGCCACGCAAAGCCTGCAGGCTGCCGCCCGCCAGCTCTCCGAGAGTGTCCTCGAACACGCCGAGCGTGCCCGTCAGGCCAACGCGCGCTCCACCACGGCATCGCAGGCCGCCACACGGAGTGCGACCGCCGTCACCGATGTCGTCACCACGATGGATACCATCTCCAGCATGTCGCGTCAGATCGCCGACATCGTACTCGTCATCGACGACATCGCCTCACGCACCAATCTCCTCGCACTGAACGCAGCCATCGAAGCCGCACGCGTCGGCGTTCATGGACGCGGCTTCGCCGTGGTCGCCGACGAAGTACGCACACTCGCGCAGCGCAGCGCCAATTCTGCCAGCGATATCAAGGGCCTGATCGACAACGCAGGGCAGGAGATCCAAAACGGCTCTGTGCTTGCCCGTACTGCTGGCAACACCATGAGCGAGCTCGCAGGCTCCATCAACGAAGTCGCCAGCATGGTCGTCTCCATGCGCGAAGCCAGCGAACATCAGGCCGCGCAGATCGAAGAGGTCTACCGCGCACTCAAACGCATCGAAGCCTGCTGA
- a CDS encoding DJ-1/PfpI family protein has protein sequence MKPAKILLLAGDYVEDYEIMVPFQALQMVGHIVHAVCPNKKSGDHVRTAIHDFEGDQTYSEKPGHNFTLNAAFDDIRPEDYDALVIPGGRAPEYLRLNPRVLEIIRFFDSSNKPIAALCHGPQLLAAARVIAGKRVNAYPACAPEVELAGATFVPLAVTEAITDGNLVTGPAWPAHPAWLAQFLKVIETYLAR, from the coding sequence ATGAAGCCCGCAAAGATTCTTCTCCTCGCCGGAGACTACGTCGAAGACTACGAGATCATGGTCCCTTTTCAGGCGCTCCAGATGGTGGGCCATATCGTCCATGCCGTATGCCCCAACAAGAAGTCAGGCGACCATGTGCGCACCGCCATTCACGACTTCGAAGGCGATCAGACCTACTCCGAAAAGCCCGGGCACAACTTCACCCTCAACGCTGCCTTCGATGACATCAGGCCCGAGGACTACGATGCTCTTGTCATTCCCGGTGGCCGCGCTCCCGAATATCTCCGTCTCAATCCGCGTGTGCTCGAGATCATCCGCTTCTTCGACAGCTCGAACAAACCGATCGCCGCGCTCTGCCACGGACCGCAACTGCTCGCCGCTGCTCGCGTCATCGCAGGCAAGCGCGTCAACGCCTACCCCGCCTGCGCACCCGAGGTCGAATTAGCTGGAGCCACCTTCGTCCCACTCGCCGTCACCGAGGCCATCACCGATGGCAACCTCGTCACCGGCCCGGCGTGGCCGGCACATCCCGCGTGGCTTGCGCAGTTCCTCAAGGTCATCGAGACTTACCTCGCGCGATAG
- a CDS encoding riboflavin synthase, whose product MFTGLIETTGTVLCVTPHAGVTRITIGAPGGLVSRLNTGDSVAVSGVCLTALDIEPHAFPPRFSADLAVETISRTTLARLKADTVVNLELPTPAGSPLGGHVVQGHVDATATLVSLTPLTADTETTDYRLRFLIPDALTRYVVEKGSITVEGISLTVAAIRGNEVEIAIIPHTYAATSLRTLSPGDALNIEVDVLSKYAERQNGKSDTFELTERYLIANGY is encoded by the coding sequence ATGTTCACCGGCCTGATTGAAACCACCGGCACCGTCCTCTGCGTCACGCCGCATGCTGGCGTCACTCGCATTACTATCGGAGCTCCGGGCGGACTCGTCAGCCGCCTCAATACAGGCGACTCCGTCGCCGTCAGCGGAGTCTGTCTCACCGCACTCGACATCGAGCCGCACGCCTTCCCGCCACGCTTCTCCGCCGACCTCGCCGTCGAGACCATCTCCCGCACCACGCTCGCGCGCCTCAAGGCCGACACCGTCGTCAACCTCGAGCTACCCACGCCCGCCGGGTCTCCGCTCGGTGGCCACGTCGTCCAGGGCCACGTCGACGCCACGGCAACGCTCGTCTCGCTGACACCGCTTACCGCCGATACCGAGACCACCGACTACCGCCTGCGCTTCCTCATCCCCGACGCGCTCACCCGCTACGTCGTCGAAAAGGGCTCCATCACCGTCGAAGGCATCTCGCTTACCGTTGCAGCCATTCGCGGCAACGAGGTCGAGATCGCCATCATTCCGCACACCTACGCAGCGACCAGCCTGCGCACACTCTCGCCTGGCGATGCACTCAACATCGAGGTCGACGTCCTCAGCAAATACGCCGAACGGCAAAACGGAAAGTCCGATACCTTCGAGCTTACCGAGCGGTACCTCATCGCCAACGGCTACTAA
- the ribD gene encoding bifunctional diaminohydroxyphosphoribosylaminopyrimidine deaminase/5-amino-6-(5-phosphoribosylamino)uracil reductase RibD, whose protein sequence is MAAISLSTGIAQDEFFMRRALEFAAKTTALASPNPQVGCVIVRHGELLGEGAHLYDNYDHAEIVALKQIAAKNLSSAGATAYVTLEPCSHHGRTGPCADALIAAGIARCVVATTDPNPLVSGRGIQKLRDANIDVAIGVLQQQARDINEAFAHFIRTHTPFVTLKAALSADNKLAPPSASRLPDQPHWITGPAARAEVQRLRHASDAILTGIGTVLADNPLLTDRSGHPRRRPLLRVVLDTHLRIPRNSQLVRSANKDLLVLTSSDAPAYHREALTAEGVEVAVIPEHAGRLSLPAALALLTKRKILSVLLEAGSDLNGAFLDQNLVDKAILFHSTETLGEQALPFANGIEAVSIFEQSLLRSSTTTYGPDTCITGYIHNPWPAE, encoded by the coding sequence ATGGCCGCTATCTCTTTAAGCACTGGTATCGCGCAGGACGAGTTCTTCATGCGGCGGGCCCTTGAGTTCGCCGCAAAGACGACTGCCCTCGCCAGCCCCAATCCTCAGGTAGGCTGCGTCATCGTCAGGCATGGAGAACTGCTCGGCGAAGGCGCGCATCTCTACGACAACTACGATCATGCCGAAATCGTCGCCCTCAAGCAGATCGCAGCGAAAAATCTCTCTTCGGCAGGAGCAACGGCCTACGTCACGCTTGAGCCCTGCAGCCACCACGGACGTACCGGCCCTTGCGCCGACGCGCTTATTGCCGCAGGCATCGCACGCTGCGTCGTAGCCACGACCGACCCCAATCCTCTCGTCTCCGGACGCGGCATTCAAAAACTGCGCGATGCCAACATCGACGTCGCCATCGGCGTTCTCCAGCAGCAGGCGCGTGACATCAACGAAGCCTTCGCCCACTTCATCCGTACGCACACGCCCTTCGTGACCCTCAAAGCCGCGCTCTCCGCCGACAACAAGCTCGCGCCGCCTTCCGCATCGCGACTCCCCGATCAGCCTCACTGGATCACCGGCCCCGCCGCGCGAGCCGAGGTACAGCGCCTCCGTCATGCCTCCGACGCAATCCTCACCGGCATCGGCACCGTGCTCGCCGACAATCCCCTGCTCACCGATCGCAGCGGACATCCGCGCCGCCGCCCGCTGCTTCGCGTCGTGCTCGACACGCACCTGCGCATTCCGCGCAACTCGCAGCTCGTCCGATCAGCCAACAAGGATCTGCTCGTCCTCACCAGCTCCGACGCGCCCGCCTATCATCGCGAGGCCCTAACGGCTGAAGGCGTCGAAGTCGCCGTGATTCCGGAACACGCAGGCCGCCTCTCTTTACCCGCGGCACTGGCTCTGCTCACCAAGCGCAAAATCCTCAGTGTTCTTCTCGAAGCAGGCTCCGACCTCAACGGAGCCTTTCTCGATCAGAACCTTGTCGACAAAGCCATCCTCTTCCACTCCACCGAAACTCTCGGCGAGCAGGCACTTCCCTTCGCCAACGGCATCGAAGCCGTATCCATCTTCGAGCAGTCGCTCCTGCGTTCCTCAACAACAACATACGGGCCCGATACCTGCATCACCGGCTACATCCACAACCCCTGGCCCGCGGAATAG